In Kitasatospora gansuensis, a genomic segment contains:
- a CDS encoding potassium channel family protein, producing the protein MTKNDQPSGPGRTPSRRSRYRLSRRPDSDPESGSRITLPTQPPQPPLRQVSRRLVLALAVLVATTLIVWLDRSGYNDNSDGSVDLLDAAYYATVTLSTTGYGDVTPVSDGARLTNILVITPLRVVFLIILVGTTLEVLTERTRQQWRIGRWKDTVREHTVVIGYGTKGRHAVATLLGQGVDRREIVIVDPQAKVIDQVAMDGLVGVQGDGTRTETLLRAELARAARVVVAPGRDDTSVLVTLTARQLNKHATVVAAVREDENAPLLRQSGADVVVTSSSSAGRLLGMSMLSPHAGAVMEDLLTYGNGLDVVERPVTKAEAGHSPRDCVDLVVAVVRGRRVLNYTEPEAAVLQLTDRVITIKPA; encoded by the coding sequence GTGACGAAAAACGATCAGCCCTCCGGGCCCGGCCGCACCCCCTCGCGGCGATCGAGGTACCGCCTGAGCAGACGCCCGGACTCGGACCCCGAGTCCGGCAGCCGGATCACCCTGCCGACCCAGCCGCCGCAGCCGCCGCTGCGGCAGGTCTCCAGGCGGCTGGTGCTGGCCCTGGCGGTGCTGGTCGCCACCACGCTGATCGTCTGGCTGGACCGCAGCGGCTACAACGACAACTCCGACGGTTCGGTGGACCTGCTGGACGCCGCGTACTACGCCACCGTCACGCTCTCCACCACCGGGTACGGCGACGTCACCCCGGTCAGCGACGGGGCCAGGCTCACCAACATCCTGGTGATCACGCCGCTGCGCGTGGTCTTCCTGATCATCCTGGTCGGCACCACCCTGGAGGTGCTGACCGAACGGACCCGCCAGCAGTGGCGGATCGGCCGGTGGAAGGACACCGTGCGGGAGCACACCGTCGTCATCGGCTACGGCACCAAGGGCCGCCATGCGGTGGCCACCCTGTTGGGTCAGGGGGTCGACCGGCGGGAGATCGTCATCGTCGACCCGCAGGCCAAGGTGATCGATCAGGTCGCGATGGACGGGCTGGTCGGTGTCCAGGGCGACGGCACCCGCACCGAGACCCTGCTCCGCGCGGAACTGGCGCGCGCCGCCCGGGTGGTGGTCGCCCCGGGCCGGGACGACACCTCGGTGCTGGTCACCTTGACGGCGCGTCAGTTGAACAAGCACGCGACGGTGGTGGCGGCGGTGCGGGAGGACGAGAACGCGCCGTTGTTGCGGCAGAGCGGTGCTGATGTGGTGGTGACGAGTTCGAGTTCGGCGGGTCGGTTGCTGGGGATGTCGATGCTGAGTCCGCATGCGGGGGCGGTGATGGAGGATCTGCTGACGTACGGGAACGGGCTGGACGTGGTGGAGCGTCCGGTCACCAAGGCCGAGGCGGGGCACAGCCCGAGGGACTGCGTGGATCTGGTGGTCGCGGTGGTCCGCGGCCGGCGGGTCCTCAACTACACCGAACCTGAGGCCGCCGTCCTGCAGCTCACCGACCGCGTCATCACCATCAAGCCCGCCTGA
- a CDS encoding LysE family translocator — MSLSFLLTSLAIVATPGTGALYTVAAGLSRGTRASVVAAVGCTLGIVPHMIAAITGLAALLNTSATAFQTIKYAGVAYLLYMAWGTLRDKGALAVEEDAPALPALKVITTGVAINLLNPKLTIFFFAFLPQFVDSGRPDSWLRMTELSLVFMALTFVVFVAYGRFAAAFRDRVAARPSVVTGMRRTFAGAFAALAGVLAFEI; from the coding sequence TTGAGTCTCAGCTTCCTGCTGACGTCCCTCGCCATCGTCGCGACGCCCGGCACCGGTGCCCTGTACACCGTCGCGGCCGGCCTGTCCCGCGGCACGCGAGCCAGCGTCGTCGCCGCCGTCGGATGCACGCTCGGCATCGTGCCCCACATGATCGCCGCGATCACCGGCCTGGCCGCGCTGCTGAACACCAGCGCGACGGCCTTCCAGACGATCAAGTACGCCGGTGTCGCGTACCTGCTCTACATGGCCTGGGGCACGCTGCGGGACAAGGGCGCGCTGGCCGTCGAGGAGGACGCGCCCGCGCTGCCGGCCCTGAAGGTGATCACCACCGGGGTCGCGATCAACCTGCTCAACCCGAAGCTCACCATCTTCTTCTTCGCCTTCCTGCCGCAGTTCGTGGACTCCGGCCGTCCGGACTCCTGGCTGCGGATGACGGAGCTGAGCCTGGTGTTCATGGCCCTGACCTTCGTCGTCTTCGTGGCCTACGGCCGCTTCGCCGCCGCCTTCCGGGACCGGGTCGCGGCCCGTCCCTCGGTGGTGACCGGCATGCGCCGCACCTTCGCCGGGGCCTTCGCCGCGCTGGCCGGTGTGCTGGCTTTCGAGATCTGA
- a CDS encoding protein kinase domain-containing protein, translated as MAQTQQPGDGADETPETPEVPTATPSTAETAETAVLPAGASGPATPGRGTAAPLGTVGDGRYRLTHRLGRGGMAEVFAAQDVRLARTVAVKLLRTELAQDETARLRFTREAHSVASLNHHSIVAVYDTGEEIENGESTPYIVMELVEGRTVRELLVDEEAPPVDQALIIIAGVLEALAYSHRHGIVHRDIKPANVIITTGGAVKVMDFGIARALTGAASTMTQTGMVMGTPQYLSPEQALGKAVDHRSDLYAAGCMLYELLALRPPFTGDTPLSVVYQHVQDAPVPPSEANDRVPVALDAMVLRSLAKNPDDRFQSADEFRAHLQHALREMHGAAGAGYAAGAAAAAAAAAGLAAAGSGNTGGYPGYEGIPSGGTAITEPLGGVGAGSDPTAVLGYPVGSPFRTPSAPYPAVDGGGDGGSDDEEPKRRRNPWPVVAGVLLVLGAAGVGIGLALNGDKGTENPVTPAVSASASASPSPSADSPTPSAPKSTPRTPSPSSSPTPSQSASSSPSPSHSASPSPSPSTSPSPSPSPSPSPSPSPSPANSSSNPAPPSTPAANPNQTNS; from the coding sequence ATGGCACAGACACAGCAGCCGGGCGACGGCGCGGACGAGACCCCCGAGACGCCCGAGGTGCCGACGGCCACACCCAGCACCGCCGAGACGGCGGAGACGGCCGTGCTGCCCGCCGGCGCTTCCGGTCCCGCCACCCCCGGCCGGGGCACCGCCGCACCGCTCGGCACCGTCGGCGACGGCCGCTACCGGCTCACCCACCGGCTCGGCCGGGGCGGGATGGCCGAGGTGTTCGCGGCCCAGGACGTCCGGCTGGCCCGGACCGTCGCGGTCAAGCTGCTCCGTACCGAACTCGCCCAGGACGAGACCGCCCGGCTCCGGTTCACCCGCGAGGCGCACTCCGTCGCCTCGCTCAACCATCACTCGATCGTCGCGGTCTACGACACCGGCGAGGAGATCGAGAACGGCGAGTCCACGCCGTACATCGTGATGGAGCTGGTCGAGGGCCGGACCGTCCGCGAGCTGCTGGTGGACGAGGAGGCGCCGCCGGTCGACCAGGCGCTGATCATCATCGCCGGGGTGCTGGAGGCACTCGCCTACAGCCACCGGCACGGCATCGTGCACCGCGACATCAAGCCCGCCAACGTGATCATCACGACCGGCGGCGCGGTCAAGGTGATGGACTTCGGCATCGCCCGCGCGCTCACCGGCGCGGCCAGCACGATGACCCAGACCGGCATGGTGATGGGCACCCCGCAGTACCTCTCGCCCGAGCAGGCCCTCGGCAAGGCGGTCGACCACCGCTCCGACCTGTACGCGGCCGGCTGCATGCTCTACGAACTGCTGGCGCTGCGCCCGCCGTTCACCGGCGACACCCCGCTCTCGGTGGTCTACCAGCACGTCCAGGACGCGCCGGTGCCGCCCTCGGAGGCCAACGACCGGGTGCCCGTCGCGCTGGACGCGATGGTGCTGCGCTCGCTGGCCAAGAACCCGGACGACCGGTTCCAGAGCGCGGACGAGTTCCGGGCCCACCTGCAGCACGCGCTGCGCGAGATGCACGGTGCGGCCGGGGCCGGGTACGCGGCGGGTGCCGCGGCCGCCGCTGCCGCCGCGGCGGGGCTGGCGGCGGCCGGGTCCGGGAACACCGGCGGCTACCCCGGCTACGAGGGCATCCCGAGCGGTGGCACCGCGATCACCGAGCCGCTCGGTGGCGTCGGGGCGGGCAGCGATCCGACGGCCGTCCTCGGGTACCCGGTCGGCTCGCCGTTCCGGACGCCGTCCGCGCCGTACCCCGCGGTCGACGGCGGAGGTGACGGCGGTTCGGACGACGAGGAGCCGAAGCGACGCCGGAACCCCTGGCCGGTGGTGGCCGGGGTGCTGCTGGTGCTCGGCGCCGCAGGCGTCGGCATCGGGCTGGCGCTGAACGGCGACAAGGGCACCGAGAACCCGGTAACCCCGGCGGTGTCCGCCTCCGCCTCGGCCTCGCCCAGCCCGTCGGCGGACAGCCCGACCCCGTCGGCCCCCAAGAGCACTCCCCGTACGCCGTCGCCGTCCTCGAGCCCGACACCGAGCCAGTCGGCCTCGTCGAGCCCGTCGCCGAGCCACTCCGCATCGCCGAGCCCGTCGCCGTCGACGAGCCCGTCCCCGAGCCCGTCACCCAGCCCGTCGCCGTCGCCGAGCCCGTCGCCCGCCAACTCCTCGTCCAACCCGGCCCCGCCGAGCACGCCTGCGGCGAACCCGAACCAGACCAACTCGTAA
- a CDS encoding molybdopterin molybdotransferase MoeA, with amino-acid sequence MTTVAAAAPVRALRHCPWPQARRAARLAVRQPLPTVGLALGAALGQTLAGPLEALTDLPAFDTSAMDGWAVAGPGPWRLAGRVLAGESCGPLADGAAVQIATGAQLPPGATGVLRREHGRTDGVVLHGLGEVTPGQDVRPRGQECRRGEPLLPAGTVVTPAVLGLAAACGYDRLTVHRRPTVELLLLGDELLDSGLPGAGLVRDALGPLLPPWLAAAGAELIGQRRVGDDFGLLRDAIRHSPADVVVTTGGTAAGPVDFLHEALTATGARLLVDGVAVRPGHPMLLAELPDGRHLVGLPGNPLAAVAGAVTLALPLLGRLAGRPGPELRTEPVAAALPGHPTDTRLLPVVRTDRGLVPLAFDGPAMLRGLALAEALAVVPPGGVPADGRAETLATP; translated from the coding sequence GTGACCACGGTGGCGGCCGCCGCTCCCGTACGGGCCCTGCGGCACTGCCCGTGGCCGCAGGCGCGGCGGGCGGCCCGGCTGGCGGTCCGTCAGCCGCTGCCGACCGTCGGGCTCGCGCTGGGTGCGGCGCTCGGGCAGACCCTGGCGGGGCCGTTGGAGGCGCTCACCGATCTGCCGGCCTTCGACACGTCCGCGATGGACGGCTGGGCGGTGGCCGGTCCCGGGCCGTGGCGGCTGGCGGGCCGGGTGCTGGCGGGGGAGTCGTGCGGGCCGCTGGCCGACGGGGCGGCGGTGCAGATCGCCACGGGGGCGCAGTTGCCGCCGGGTGCCACCGGGGTGCTGCGCCGGGAGCACGGCCGGACCGACGGGGTGGTGCTGCACGGGCTGGGCGAAGTGACGCCGGGTCAGGACGTCCGGCCGCGTGGCCAGGAGTGCCGCCGGGGTGAGCCGCTGCTGCCGGCCGGGACGGTGGTGACCCCGGCGGTGCTCGGGCTGGCCGCGGCCTGCGGGTACGACCGGCTGACCGTGCACCGCCGTCCGACCGTCGAGCTGCTGCTGCTCGGTGACGAACTGCTGGACTCCGGCCTCCCGGGGGCGGGTCTGGTCCGGGACGCGCTCGGGCCGCTGCTGCCGCCGTGGCTGGCCGCCGCGGGTGCGGAGCTGATCGGACAGCGCCGGGTCGGGGACGACTTCGGGCTGCTCCGGGACGCGATCCGGCACTCGCCCGCGGACGTGGTGGTCACCACCGGCGGGACGGCCGCCGGGCCGGTGGACTTCCTGCACGAGGCCCTCACCGCCACCGGCGCCCGGCTGCTGGTGGACGGGGTGGCGGTCCGCCCCGGCCACCCGATGCTGCTGGCCGAACTGCCGGACGGCCGCCACCTGGTGGGCCTGCCGGGCAACCCGCTGGCCGCCGTCGCGGGCGCCGTCACGCTGGCCCTGCCGCTGCTCGGCCGGCTGGCCGGCCGCCCGGGCCCGGAGCTGCGGACCGAGCCGGTGGCCGCCGCGCTGCCGGGCCATCCGACCGACACCCGGCTGCTCCCGGTGGTCAGGACCGACCGGGGTCTGGTGCCGCTGGCCTTCGACGGTCCGGCGATGCTGCGCGGCCTGGCCTTGGCCGAGGCACTCGCGGTGGTCCCGCCCGGCGGCGTGCCGGCCGACGGCCGGGCCGAGACCCTGGCCACGCCCTGA
- a CDS encoding NAD(P)H-quinone oxidoreductase: MHAMTIPQPGGPEALVWAKVPDPVPAAGEVLVEVTASAVNRADLLQRQGRYAPPDGTSPYPGLECSGRIVALGPGVAGWAVGDQVCALLVGGGYAELVAVPVGQLLPVPEGLSVTEAAALPEVACTVWSNLFMVAHLRPAETVLLHGGASGIGTMAIQLAKAVGAKVLVTAGSPDKLARCAELGADVGIDYREQDFVEEVAAATGGAGADVILDIIGAKYLDRNIDALATNGRLVVIGLQGGVKGELDLGKLLAKRAAVAATTLRSRPLGEKAAIVAAVREHVWPLIEAGVVRPVIDRVLPLTEAAEAHRVVEAGEQVGKVLLAR, translated from the coding sequence ATGCATGCGATGACGATTCCTCAGCCCGGTGGTCCCGAAGCGCTGGTGTGGGCGAAGGTGCCCGATCCGGTGCCCGCCGCGGGGGAGGTGCTGGTCGAGGTCACGGCCAGCGCGGTGAACCGGGCCGACCTGTTGCAGCGGCAGGGCCGCTACGCACCGCCGGACGGCACCTCGCCGTACCCCGGGCTGGAGTGCTCGGGGCGGATCGTCGCCCTCGGGCCCGGGGTGGCCGGCTGGGCGGTCGGCGACCAGGTCTGCGCGCTGCTGGTGGGCGGCGGGTACGCCGAGCTGGTGGCCGTGCCGGTCGGCCAACTGCTGCCGGTACCGGAGGGGCTGAGCGTGACCGAGGCGGCCGCGCTGCCCGAGGTGGCCTGCACGGTCTGGTCCAACCTCTTCATGGTGGCCCACCTGCGCCCCGCCGAGACCGTGCTGCTGCACGGCGGTGCCAGCGGTATCGGCACGATGGCGATCCAGCTCGCCAAGGCGGTCGGTGCCAAGGTGCTGGTCACCGCGGGGAGCCCCGACAAGCTGGCCCGCTGCGCCGAACTCGGGGCGGACGTCGGCATCGACTACCGCGAGCAGGACTTCGTCGAGGAGGTCGCGGCCGCCACCGGCGGGGCCGGGGCGGACGTGATCCTGGACATCATTGGCGCCAAGTACCTGGACCGGAACATCGACGCGCTGGCCACCAACGGCCGCCTGGTCGTGATCGGTCTGCAGGGCGGGGTGAAGGGCGAGCTGGACCTCGGCAAGCTGCTCGCCAAGCGGGCCGCGGTGGCCGCCACCACGCTGCGCAGCCGCCCGCTCGGCGAGAAGGCGGCGATCGTGGCGGCCGTCCGCGAGCACGTCTGGCCGCTGATCGAGGCTGGGGTGGTGCGGCCGGTGATCGACCGGGTGCTGCCGCTGACCGAGGCGGCCGAGGCGCACCGCGTGGTGGAGGCGGGCGAGCAGGTCGGCAAGGTGCTGCTGGCACGCTGA
- a CDS encoding bacterial proteasome activator family protein translates to MTKPMNERSQSEDAPKVLIVGPDGMPVGAVPGSGFGRIGEGEAMEPRELPVTEMVEQPAKVMRIGSMIKQLLEEVRMAPLDEASRARLKDIHASSIKELELGLAPELVEELERLSLPFTEDSIPTEAELRIAQAQLVGWLEGLFHGIQTALFAQQMAARAQLEQMRRALPPGSHGAEAEFDEPVEGRGIRSGPYL, encoded by the coding sequence ATGACTAAGCCGATGAACGAACGGTCGCAGTCGGAGGACGCCCCGAAGGTGCTGATCGTGGGCCCGGACGGGATGCCGGTCGGCGCGGTCCCCGGGTCCGGGTTCGGCCGGATCGGGGAGGGCGAGGCGATGGAGCCGCGTGAGCTGCCGGTGACCGAGATGGTCGAGCAGCCCGCCAAGGTCATGCGGATCGGCAGCATGATCAAGCAGCTGCTCGAGGAGGTCCGGATGGCCCCCCTCGACGAGGCCAGCCGGGCGAGGCTGAAGGACATCCACGCCAGCTCGATCAAGGAGCTGGAGCTCGGCCTGGCGCCGGAGCTGGTGGAGGAGCTGGAGCGGCTCTCGCTGCCGTTCACCGAGGACTCCATCCCGACCGAGGCCGAGCTGCGGATCGCCCAGGCCCAGCTGGTCGGCTGGCTGGAGGGCCTGTTCCACGGCATCCAGACCGCGCTGTTCGCCCAGCAGATGGCGGCCCGGGCCCAGTTGGAGCAGATGCGGCGCGCGCTGCCGCCCGGCAGCCACGGCGCCGAGGCGGAGTTCGACGAGCCGGTGGAGGGCCGCGGCATCCGTTCGGGCCCCTACCTGTAG
- a CDS encoding DUF6457 domain-containing protein, with amino-acid sequence MERTLDDWIADVATELGIDLEVDVAGLLDLARVVAHGVARPAAPLTAFLVGYAAAQQGGGPAEVARAQARTAALAERWAGEQE; translated from the coding sequence ATGGAGCGCACGCTGGATGACTGGATCGCCGACGTCGCCACCGAGCTGGGGATCGACCTGGAGGTGGACGTGGCCGGGCTGCTGGACCTCGCCCGGGTGGTGGCGCACGGGGTGGCCAGGCCCGCCGCGCCGCTGACGGCGTTCCTGGTCGGCTACGCGGCCGCCCAGCAGGGCGGTGGACCGGCCGAGGTGGCCCGGGCGCAGGCCAGGACGGCGGCGCTGGCCGAACGCTGGGCCGGGGAGCAGGAGTGA